One window of Falsibacillus pallidus genomic DNA carries:
- a CDS encoding SDR family NAD(P)-dependent oxidoreductase encodes MENQVAIITGSGRGVGKACAMQMAQAGAKVIISDLDEAPAVEAVEEIRAKGGEAAYFAGDVTAPEFAKELMHFAVETYGGIDVLVNNAGYTWDGMIHKMSDEQFQAMIDIHLMAPFRLIREASPYFRDAGKKDKEQGIEKYRKIVNVSSVAGVMGNVGQANYSSAKAGLIGLTKTVAREWGAYNVNCNAVAFGLIDTRLTQSKEKGETVNGSAVGIPEKVRAMFEKSIPQGRAGTAEEAAQAIFYLASPLSNYTNGQVLHINGGWYT; translated from the coding sequence GGAAAATCAAGTTGCCATTATTACTGGGTCAGGCAGAGGGGTAGGAAAAGCATGTGCTATGCAAATGGCACAAGCAGGAGCAAAGGTCATCATTTCTGATCTGGATGAAGCCCCAGCTGTAGAAGCGGTCGAGGAAATCAGGGCCAAGGGTGGTGAAGCAGCTTATTTCGCCGGGGATGTGACTGCTCCTGAATTTGCCAAAGAGTTGATGCATTTTGCTGTCGAAACCTATGGTGGGATAGATGTCCTGGTAAACAATGCAGGCTATACATGGGATGGAATGATCCACAAAATGTCTGATGAGCAATTTCAAGCGATGATTGACATCCATTTAATGGCGCCATTCAGACTCATTCGCGAGGCATCTCCTTACTTCAGGGATGCAGGGAAAAAGGATAAGGAACAAGGCATAGAAAAGTATCGGAAAATCGTCAATGTTTCTTCTGTCGCCGGAGTGATGGGCAACGTGGGCCAAGCAAATTATTCATCAGCAAAAGCTGGTTTAATCGGCCTTACCAAAACAGTTGCGCGTGAATGGGGTGCTTATAATGTGAATTGCAATGCTGTGGCATTTGGGCTGATCGACACTCGGTTGACACAGAGCAAGGAAAAAGGGGAAACCGTCAATGGCTCTGCTGTAGGCATTCCTGAAAAGGTCAGGGCTATGTTTGAAAAATCCATTCCACAAGGAAGAGCCGGAACTGCAGAAGAAGCCGCTCAAGCAATCTTTTATTTAGCTTCCCCGCTGTCCAATTATACAAATGGCCAGGTCCTTCATATTAACGGAGGATGGTATACGTGA